Within the Bacillus pumilus genome, the region AAAGAGAGCGTTCTTGATCCACAAGGAAGTGCCGTGCAGCACGCCTTGCACAGCATGTCTTATCAGGAAGTAAAGGATGTCCGTATCGGGAAATACATGGAGCTTGTCATTGAAAAATCAGATCGTGATTT harbors:
- the purS gene encoding phosphoribosylformylglycinamidine synthase subunit PurS → MYKVKIFVSLKESVLDPQGSAVQHALHSMSYQEVKDVRIGKYMELVIEKSDRDLDTVVKEMCEKLLANTVIEDYRYEVEEVVAQ